A stretch of the Sulfurimonas sp. HSL3-1 genome encodes the following:
- a CDS encoding sulfotransferase — MSYGRESPIIRYARTFQDLYRFCAPLDHLFRLPLRLHPPRDIPVVCIVAPPRSGSTLTYQVLTTALKNTHLTNIWNLLYATPALGGVVSKLLCRRHISSFSSTHGFVPGLCGEAEGLKFWSYWSGQTLQEDAGALKPEKLRELKGVLDMLASPDEPFITGYLGHAFSMEQMRAHFDRIVFVYVSRDLLSNAYSLLKISGEEWSSLRPKACSEKEYNSRYERVADQLVSIHESILSQSLPGDTIRITYEDLCRSPQRVVDSIVAFAKQRQIRVNPRLDLPQEFAASHIEPDTNDETRHLVTALKARVANGHEQNLPEIFLR, encoded by the coding sequence TTGAGTTACGGTAGAGAAAGCCCTATCATCCGATATGCACGCACGTTTCAGGATCTTTACCGTTTCTGTGCGCCGTTGGACCATCTGTTCCGATTACCTTTGCGCCTGCACCCTCCCAGGGATATCCCGGTTGTCTGCATTGTTGCTCCTCCGCGGAGCGGTTCTACACTGACATATCAGGTGTTGACGACCGCCCTGAAGAACACGCATTTGACAAATATCTGGAACCTGCTTTATGCTACACCGGCGTTGGGCGGGGTCGTGTCCAAACTCCTTTGCCGACGCCATATCAGCAGCTTCTCGTCCACCCATGGCTTTGTCCCGGGACTATGCGGGGAGGCCGAAGGGTTGAAATTCTGGTCTTATTGGTCGGGGCAGACACTGCAGGAGGATGCCGGAGCGTTAAAGCCCGAAAAGCTTCGGGAACTCAAAGGGGTACTGGATATGCTGGCTTCCCCCGATGAACCGTTTATTACAGGCTATCTCGGCCATGCCTTTTCCATGGAACAGATGCGGGCACACTTCGATCGCATTGTCTTTGTGTATGTTTCAAGAGATTTGCTTTCCAACGCGTACTCACTGCTAAAAATCTCCGGAGAGGAGTGGAGTTCCCTGCGGCCCAAAGCCTGCAGCGAAAAAGAGTATAACAGCCGGTATGAGCGTGTAGCGGATCAGCTGGTCTCCATACACGAATCGATTCTGTCTCAAAGTCTGCCGGGTGATACGATCAGGATTACCTATGAGGACTTGTGCCGCTCTCCGCAGCGTGTTGTTGACAGTATTGTCGCGTTTGCCAAACAGCGGCAGATTCGAGTGAATCCGCGTCTTGATCTGCCGCAAGAGTTCGCGGCATCGCATATAGAACCCGATACGAATGACGAGACCAGGCACCTCGTGACGGCGCTCAAAGCGAGAGTGGCAAACGGACATGAACAAAATCTACCAGAGATATTTTTGCGCTGA
- the wecB gene encoding non-hydrolyzing UDP-N-acetylglucosamine 2-epimerase, with protein sequence MKILTVIGARPQFIKAATVSREVLKRQNDGVDIEEVIVHTGQHFDANMSDIFFEQMRIPKPDYNLEVHSLGHGAMTGQMLEKIEKVLLDEQPDWVLVYGDTNSTLAGALAAKKLHIRVAHVEAGLRSFNMAMPEEVNRIMTDRISDLLFCPTATAVSNLQAEGFGGDARGFGSIVRSGDVMQDAAMFYAALSEKPGIEFDFDSPFVLTTIHRAENTDDPERLQSIFEALQTIAEKTPLILPLHPRTRAKLTALGIRSLHDRLIIIDPVGYLEMVYLLTHCALVMTDSGGLQKEAFFFEKPCITLRDETEWTELVEHGFNLLTGADRNTIIDASEKMLRHKQLFDERKPELYGNGNASGIIVDALLKNQCKPNSDSTE encoded by the coding sequence GTGAAAATTCTGACCGTTATCGGTGCAAGACCGCAATTCATCAAAGCTGCGACGGTCAGTCGTGAGGTGCTGAAACGGCAAAACGATGGTGTCGACATTGAAGAAGTCATTGTGCACACGGGACAGCATTTTGATGCCAATATGTCCGATATCTTTTTTGAGCAGATGCGTATTCCGAAGCCGGATTATAATCTGGAGGTGCACAGCCTGGGACACGGTGCCATGACGGGCCAGATGCTCGAGAAGATCGAAAAAGTACTGCTGGATGAGCAGCCGGACTGGGTGCTGGTTTATGGGGATACGAACAGTACGCTTGCCGGGGCACTGGCTGCCAAGAAGCTCCATATCAGGGTTGCCCACGTTGAAGCGGGCTTGCGGAGCTTTAACATGGCGATGCCCGAGGAGGTCAACCGCATCATGACCGACCGGATCAGCGATCTTCTTTTCTGTCCGACCGCAACAGCGGTCTCAAACCTTCAAGCGGAAGGGTTCGGGGGAGATGCGAGAGGGTTTGGAAGTATCGTCCGGTCCGGCGATGTCATGCAGGACGCCGCCATGTTCTACGCAGCACTCTCAGAAAAACCGGGGATTGAATTCGATTTCGATTCCCCTTTCGTTCTGACGACAATCCATCGGGCGGAAAATACTGATGACCCCGAAAGGCTGCAGTCCATTTTCGAAGCGCTGCAGACGATAGCGGAAAAAACGCCGCTTATTCTGCCGCTTCATCCGAGGACGAGGGCCAAGCTTACGGCATTGGGTATCCGTTCTCTTCATGATCGTCTTATTATCATCGACCCGGTGGGATATCTGGAGATGGTATACCTGCTCACGCACTGTGCGCTGGTGATGACGGACAGCGGGGGGCTGCAAAAAGAAGCCTTCTTTTTTGAAAAACCCTGTATCACGCTGCGTGATGAAACCGAATGGACGGAGCTGGTGGAGCATGGGTTCAATCTGCTGACGGGTGCGGACAGGAACACGATCATCGATGCCTCCGAAAAGATGTTGCGTCACAAGCAGCTTTTTGACGAGCGGAAACCGGAGCTTTACGGCAACGGGAACGCAAGCGGAATCATCGTCGATGCATTGCTGAAAAATCAGTGCAAGCCGAACAGCGACTCTACAGAGTAG